The window ACTGGTAGATTTaagttttctttttcatttttaaacTTAAGGATAAGCTAGGTTTCATTCCTCTTTACAAATCTGAAACTTGTTAATTGATTTGATACATTATTAAGTTTATAAAATTTTGCATGAatgaattttaaaataattagagCAAGAAGACCGTTAGATGGATCTTaatgactaaatgaatttgatcatttacCGTTTAAATTTATTCCTTAAGAGTCTATTGTTATATGTCTTGCGACTCAGTGATTCAATTTGTATTTGTTATTGATTAAGAGAAGGAACAAAAAAATTCCATTTTAAAGCTATAGAATTCATAAAGAAGTCAAACATAGAAAATATGTAACAAAAGAGAATATGATCCACAATgtctctcttctttttttttttgaaagaaaaatcaaTCACTGGGCCTTAGAAGGGAAACGTTCAACAAAGTCGGAGCAATAAAACTCGAAATTACATCAAAGACAACGGGACAAGTATTGGAGCGAGAAGACCGTGCCAAGGCATGAGTCAAAGATGTTGGCTTAAATTAAGCATATAAGGGAGAGCCGTAACCACAAGTTGTACgtcaatttcaaatataacaTGCGTGTAACCCTACGATACCACCCACTACAATGCTTCAAGCAGAGCCCTAAGCTTCGCATTCCCAAACCGGCATTTTAAACCATCCATCCTTAAAGTACGAGCTGCTATAATGCCCCAATGTTATCACGAGTCACGGCTCCTCAGCCATACATCCCTTCGCCTCAAACGTCGTTGCGTCTGTGTTGCAAGTTACAGCACCAGCCGATGGGCAATGACACCGACACGACTCGGAGCAGTAGGAAGAGCGGAGCAACTAGAGGTTTTCAGCTTCTGGGCTTGCATCTAGTTATTAAGACATTCCATCTTCTGGTACACTACCCGTCGGGGAGAAAGTACAAGATTCTGCCACAATTTCTCATTTCTTATTCGCCAAATACTCTATAGGATCACCATGAACTTGTTGAGGATTGGAGGAGATATGGACATCAACATGTTGAATGGGAACTCCGAGAATGAATTAGCTCTCACTACAAAAAATGAGACTTACAGGCACAATTAGTTGGtaacaaattataattttagtcctcaattataagttttaaattAGTATAGAGGACTACTATATTTTTTTGtctctgattttttttaattaagaaaaggggataaatttaattaattgaaattataaatattgtacATTTagttattgaaaaataaagggGACGACACACgttatctttttcctttgtttcaATCAGTTGCTTCAACTCTTTCTTCCTCGTGTATTAGATAAATATTTTTTCCCcaattgaaattaatatatggGCTTTTTTTGTTTAGGGTTAATCCTTTCTCTCGCTCTCTCGCTCTCTCTTTCCCCAATTGAAATTAATATACACCGTCTTTGTCTGCAACCGGCGCCACCAAACATCCCTTCTCTCTCGCGTTTGTTCTTTCGATCCGTTTTCCTTCTCCATTTGGCTTTCTCTGTTCTTTCATTTTCCTTCCTTTCATCTCCTCCCAAGCGTGATCGATGAATTCAATACTAATCGACAAATTCAAGGTAACTGCCTTTGATGATGGCAATGGTTTTGGTTCTCCAGATGATGTTGGTGTCCAAGGTAATTGATCATTCTTTGAGCATTTTACTGTAATTTAAGTTATTTGAATCCAATTATCTAATTtctgttttacattttttaggtTTTTGGAATCTATATCAGAATATATTTAGGCTGGTCAATAAATTGGGGATTAAACCAATCGCTTTATTAAACTGAGAGACTAGAGGTATGTATAATCACTTGAAACTCGAATGAAGAATTGATGAGAATGTCCataattttaaacattaattttttggGGGAAAAAACCTTGTCATCAAGTTTAGTTCTAGAAAAACGAATTGATATACTGAGGATCATTCTGCAGGCTGAATTTTTGATATTCGAAGACCAGCCTTAGTTGGCTACCCCATTGGGAACCTTATCTTATACTCAAGCAATCAATACATATATGTTATATTTCAACCAAAATGATTTTTTGGACTTTGAAAAAGTAATATTCACTGTATTGATTGCAGTTTTCAACGGCCCCTTTGATAGATATTAACAATGCTTCCTCTAATGGCTGCTGGTATGCTCTTTTACATGAAAATATGGTAAGCAATTTTTCCTACACAGATCAACTATGCATTGACTCTTTAGCGTTCCTTcttgtcatttttttatatgtgaTATTAAGCAATTTTTAAGTTTagcatttgattttttttgtaagttATATGGATTGATCATTTATCACTACCATATATTTGTAGTGATTGATTTTGACAACACGGAATGGCATGGAGAAAATACTATCCAAATAAGGATTTTTTAACTGCAACTTCAGATTTCAggaattttaaaaattacttGTTGCTTATACTTTACTTAGACAGTTGTCGGTATCCTATTTGGAGTATTGCTGATAGTTACTGCTAAGGAACTTTTCAAACCATTTGGCTGCTCATAAAGGCTTAATTGGAATGTTTTTGGTCTGAATATTTCACAAAATTGATTATTGCTTTGATGCTCTTAATATTTGATCATCAGATTCTGAATCTGTTAGTGGTGGAATCCTTGATACTTCAGCAACATGCGAGTCTATTGACGATCTAAACTGCAGAACTTCAGCAAGTTCATAGCCAGAGTCTCCAAAGAAGCAGAGGATATCAAAACTACAAGAAACATTTTAAGTACTCGAAGAAGAGGATGCTTGTCCCATTTGTCTCGCAGGTGTGAAGGTGTCTGTAAATTATATTGTGATTCATAATATTCTGAGTTATTTTGTGTGTGTCTGCTTAAACTTGATGTTCAAACCGTCGGCATCTACTTGCAGATTATGACACAGagaatccaatttttttttaccaaatgcGAACATCATTTAATAAACTGGTATAGTTTAGGCTGGCAATTTCATAAAATGTAAAggaatagaaaagaaaaagatttaTGGCACTGTTAATTTCTGGTGACATGACTTTGCTTCTTTCTGGTTAACATGAATACAGAATGTTCACTTTTTTATGTTTCTTAACTTCACAGGAAATGTTATTTGGCAATGGCTTCAATTACTAGCACTTCCCAAGATGAAAAGTTTATTAGCAGTTTCTGTGGAAAGCTTGCCAACCTAGTGGATTGAGATGCAGGTAAAGCTAAGGTACTTGGATACATTTTATTGGATCCTTAGCTCTGACTTTGATTGTTGCACCTTTTATCCACGTCTTTTTTCTCTTGGCCTAATTTGTCGAAAGCTAAGGTACGTGGATTACATTTTATAGCTCTTAAAATACTTCAAATATTGTTATATGGGTAATGTACATGAAATTATTATAATCTTCAACTGAATTCTTAATTGCTTTAGTACTTGATTCTCGGTTCTGCCAATAGAAATAACTGATATACTTTTTTGTCTATTTTTAGTCTATTAATTGGTGCTTCTTGAAATTTCAGGTTTTAATTTTGATGCACAGGTTCTTTAGTACATCACTtgttatttcttctttttatgGCATTCTTCATCAGGTGGAATATTTCCACGAGCTAAGGTAGTTTCTTCTGAGATATTGAGTGTTTTATCTTTCCAGTTTTGTTTGTAAATTCAATAATGGTGTCTAATTAATACTTAAATTCCTAGGGTACAGTTCCAGCATCCACTTAATTGAAAAAGGATATAAAAGAACTCAGAATGGTTATCCTGCAGATTCTGGCAGTGAAGTTAACTGTCCTGAATATTCTGGGTATGCTACTCATTTGATTTTATGGGGTTGCCGGCACATGTTGACTACCTTCAAGTATATGTTAAAGCAGAATATGATTAGCTATTTCAATTTGAAGATTGCACTGAATCATTCCCTTCTAACTCTAACCTATGCTTTCCTCAACTTAATTTTACTTCGGAAATATTTGCAGGCCAAGTTGTCTGCTAAGGGTGATGAGGCCCTGAAAGATAGGGAAGTTGTTGTCTTTGCTTTAAATGATGTGGCTAAGGGTTGATTAATGGCCTTTATCCTCATTTGTCTCAAGtaaatttatttatgtttttccaATTTAATTGGCTCTATTTAAAGTAGAAAGCAGACAATCCTGATCTACATGCTTTTTTTCAATTTCTCTAAAATACAGAACATGGTTGTGACATGCTATTAAATTTTCAGGTTCAGCTGACAGTATTGTGAAATTCTTGAATTTGGTTGATTGGATCCACAAGACCTGAAGTGGAGTTGAACCTTCTAGTTTATGCCTAAGAAGCACAAAGTGATGATGAAGATGTTAACACGATGAATGCTTACTAAGATGCTAATGAATGAAGGAAAAATTTGAAGGTAATTTTTGCTATTTGATCATTGTTATGTTTACAACTGTTAGGCTacatttgatttatttatttacaacatAATGTGAATAGAAATAAGAGATCAACAGTACAAAATGCCTAGTCAAGCTGTTACTTTCTGTATAAAAACTCATACGATCAGTGCAAACATCAACAATGTAAAACTTAAATTTCAGTGGTGTTAATATTACACTAATTCCCTTCTCAAAAAATAATACACTAATTATGTAGTTATGATTTTGGGAGTGATGTTgatattaattatttgatttAGGAAGGCAAATGTTATATGACATTTTCTGTGTTCATTTGCAGTGAAGGATTTGAGAAGAATGAAACGATTTAAAGCTAAAGGGGATATCGTTAGATTGATCTTAAGAATTATGGTAGAACATATCAGAACCAATGTTATTTGGGAAGGACGTAGTTCCTTTTTTTCTAATAATTTTTTGTTGAATATTAAGGTTACATAATAAATCATTttgtgttgatttttttttgtctcatttATGTCTATAAATGAGGTTATAGTTTATTTGAAAAATGAACCAGTAAATTACTGATTATGGTTGATGTTGAAAAATGAACCCGTAAATTTACCggtttaaattaataattaacatctttatttttttagggCGTGTGTCCTTTATTGTAAGGACAGAAATATGTCACTATTACATGGGGACGACAGTCGTCCCTATGAATGGGGACGAGATGTTGTTCCTAAGAATAGGGACGACAGTCGTCCGTAAGAACGGGGATGAGATGTTGTCCTTAAGAACGGGAACGACAGTCGTCCATAAGAACAGGGATGAAATGTTGTCCCTAAGAACGGGGACGATAATCGTCCCTCTTAACGGGGACGACAGTCGTCCCAAAGAATGGGGACGACAGTTGTCCCAAAGAATGGGGACGACATCATGTTTTTTTGTCCCCTATAGAATCAAGGACGGAGGAAACAAGGACGAAAAATAGGGACGAAAAAATTGTCCCTGAAAGTATAGGggacaaattttcatatttttggggACGATTTTTGTCGTCTCTGAAAGTCATTTTTTTGTAGTGTCTCTAAGCTTTATTTTCCACCAGCTTAAGAATTTCTGCCTCTCTCCAAACCGATTTTTCTTCTAAATAGACTAGGTTGAGGTGCCAAATATTCTCCATCGAGCTTCCACACATCACACAAGCATGATCAATGGCTATACCACGGTCCTGCAAATTATAATGAGTAGGGAGGTAGTTTCGCCCAAGGCGCCATCAAAAATATCGAACCTTAAATGGTACAACAACCTTCTAAAGTCGAGACCAGTTCCCAATAGCATGGAAGTGAGAATTATCCTCAATCTTCTTTATAGTCAGATGATAGCCACTTTAATCGAAGAGGACTCGTTCGAAGAATAGAGCCAAACCAAAGAATATGCTTTATCTCGTTTCTAATTtggaaattttaaaattttcctAACATCTTGTTGGTCGAATAATTCCTCTAACATTTCAACATCTCATTCCACCTACTTGGGAATAAATAAATCACAGACTTCCAAATTCACCAAACCAAGAATTATATGAGTGCAAATGCACCTCTCTTGATCATGGTGGAGCAAGGATCCGACCACACGTTGATAGACTTTCCATCCTCTATCTTCCACTTATAACCTTCATTCAACAAAAGTTGAGAACTCCAAATACTCATCTAAATCTAACTAGGGCCCCGTTTGTTTATTGGAAAACATTATGCAGGAaaatgtttttctattttttcggTGTTTGTGTGCTTAGAAAATAAGTCAACAGGAAATTTTAGGTTAGTCAGCTAAACAATTTATGAAAAAAAGtgaggaaaatgttttacccatTTGAAAAGAGTAAAACATTTTCTTAAACTTTTGAAACTCTGCTACATTCCTTATTGCCATTTTGAAAACAGTAGCCACCACCACTTCTTTTCGTTTCCCGATGTTATTGCCAAATAccgaaaaatatttattttccaaCACAATATTTCCCTTAtcaaatatttttcaaaacacaaTATTTGTTGACAAACAAACGGAGCCTAGGTGAATGGCTGAGATGACCATTAAAAAATCCCCTTTTAGGTAATATTTAACTTTGAAAACTCTACTGAAAAGAGAATGTGGATCAAACATGAAATTCCATCCTTTCTTTTccaacatttataaattaaaagcagTGAAATTCCAAAAATTCAATCCACCAACTTGCTTCGAGACACATAACTGCTCTAAAGCCATATAGTTCAACCCTTGAGAACTTGTCTCGTTATTATCCCACTAAAAGGAATTGAGCATTCTGTTAAGCTCATTGACTATAGAAATAGGAAGTAGAAAACACTCATGGAATAAATCGGAATAGCTTGTTGTAGAGCGAATTAAAACTGCATGACCTGCTTTGGAAATCGATTTTCCAAGCCACCTTTGGAGCTTCTGCCATAATTTATCCTTAAAGTGTGAAAAAATAACATTCTTCTTCCTTCCAACTAGCGAGAGCAGCCTCAGGTAACGATTGGTGTTAATAGGATTTGGCACCCCTAGAATAAAAGATATAACATCAGAAAGCTCAACAACAACATTACTGCTACCTAACCtgacttctcaaaattaattgCTTGCCCTGAAGCCTGCTCATATACCTGCAGAATACGTTTCATTTCATGACTTTCATCAATGTcagttaaaaaaagaaagaaaaaagacatCATCAGCAAATAAGAGGTGAGAAATAGTAGGGGCACTATGCCCTACCCGACAACCATGAATCCTATCTCTCCTCTCTAAATCTCCAAGGATCGCAGACAAGCCCTCCACACAAAGCAGAAAGAGATAAGGCGATAAGGGATCACCCTGACGAATGCTGAGGATAAATCAGACCCACTAACTGGTCATTCACTTTAACCGAGTAATGAATCGTAGAGACACAGatcataattaatttaatccaatGTTTTGAGACACAAATCAGAGCCACTGAAGCCTTCTTCCTATTAACATTTCTCCTCATACTATGAATATGCTCAAAAGTAATCAACATGTTATCATGAATAAACCTCCCTTTCAAGAAAGCAGATTTGGTTTTCAGAAATAAGATAGGGAAAAACCTATTTCAAATAGTTCGCCAACATCTTTGAAATAATTTTGTAGAGGACATTACATAAGGCTATAGGTCTAAGATCCTACTTTGAGACAGGTTCAACACATTTAGGAATAAGAGTAATCAAAGTATCATTGAGATTTTTAGGAAACGAGCCTTGGTTAAGCCATTTACAACCCGCCACAAAAATATCATCCCTTAGAAGATGCCAGAATTTCTGAAAGAACCGATGGTTGAATCTATTCAGCCCATTTGCTTTATCAGGACGCATCTCAAAAAGTGTAGACCGAAATTCATCCTTGGTAAAAGGCGCAACTAGCTGTAAGTTATGATCATCTAACACCTTTGGAGAAATAGTCGCCACTACATCCTCAAAGTCACTATTGCTAATCGAAAAAAGGCTAACAAAACAACTTTACACAACATCACAAAGGTTCCCGCCTCTAAGACCAGCTCTCCATCCTCTTGTTAaagttttgaaataaaattttGTTTCTGTCTCCCATTTACGGAggcatgattttttttttgaatttaggTCCCCCTCTTGGAGCCATTAGACTTTGGCCTGCTGCCGCTAGTGGTTAGCCTCTTGAACTAAGACCTTGACTAGCCTTTCTTGTACCTGCTCAAACtcctttgttggtcccttataacgtaacaggttagttccaagggggggggggggggataggaactatttaaaattttagtacgttaaggatgacttcttttactttgaaaaggaattacacagcgcgctgagtgaagtaagacactaacttagtcaactggtgactaagtcagcttctttctttgagtcaggagataacacttaagtctattcctgaactcagatactcaatgcacacaactcagcgtgacctctttacttggtcagttttgtttaagcaagcaatatatatattaaaagagtttaaggttagaacgatgttactcagcagatttatccaggttcggcctctacgcctacgtcctgtccccggaacacgttccgagctttcgaattctctactgagctctttaacggtagagcatcaaaccttttacaacaagaagctgagtataacaagagtaccttcctctatacctctactcactcctattctattgctgagtattataaccgagtactcagcctctcctttctaattctagaaatgataataagtttgtcctaaacaacaattgctaagacacttagatgattggataatcactctagacttttacacagtaatatggaaattggtgtaagtatttgctttgctttttcacacagattcttcgagtagaaatttggtcagcgtaatggcttgttgaagatctgcatcgaatgaagcaactgaaaggcctatttatagtgacacttgaggtatcggttatttcaaatttcgaaataaccgttggagggaaacggtttgatgtcgttgtcacttagtacacgctcagtgccgttggccaaccagattattgtatcttctgtcttcggtcagtgctaagcagcttttagacagacaggcagaatgtttcgccttttatggcaaagtcttctagacagctttctgtgtcttctaaactttacccaaagtagaaatactttgtcttgaagttgttccttgctcagctgctgtcttgtactctttgtcgtccaactcagcagcttcgttccgaagtagataaagaaagtcttccagatccttcttcatgctgagctgcgttttgtccacaacgacagcgttttgtttacacgggccgagttgtcttgggcctttgactttcgtttgggcctttagccttttagtctttatgtcttataaataatttaactcaacattgaacaaacacattagtgtaataaatcaaagcatttaaacttagtgtgttttagaatatttttaaacatatactcaaataattttgtcaaatcaaaatcatgtggaaaagtgtttcaacaaactcccccattttgatgttggcaaaactattcagtgaaggactcagttttgagctcccccatgatagttgaccttttataacttaataaactcccccgtaagggttgagctactgacacagttttactctaaacattttaaggtttaatcgagtaagtcctaGGTTAGTTTTCAAATAAAGGTcagctcatgaaacatattctattaactcagttttaagcggaagatttaactATCAGAGAACGCTGAGtattttgttgttcaatgagtcttataagacaatgttttaatcATACAAGACAGTGTTAACAACATACAATCAGAAGACATTAAGAATgataaacacagttgatgtatgCAACACATAATAGctcagcatcacataagattttaaTCAAGTTGAAAAATTTGATGCAAACATAGTATTAATAAGTAATCAACATTATACATAACAGGGATACTTAAGACTTAGAAACTAGCTATCCTAACTATGCTATTTCTTCTTATATATCagttttccctttcccttaagCTGACTACTTCCAGCAGCCTATTACTGAGTTCTTCctgtttgttctttctcccccgttttggcaGCATCGGGGGGAGGAGGAGGCCTGAAGGTGCTATTTTGAGCAGCTTTAGATATGCGAGCTGAGAAGTCCTTCAGCTTGCCggtgctttcatttatgccaTCAAAGACAGCAATACCATCGTCTAATACCTCTTGAGGAACACCAATTTCAGCAGCGCTGAGGATGCTCAGTGCGTAGGCTTGAGATTTACCCATCCAAGTGAGTGTATCAGTCAGCgcagcataagcttgatgaaacatcttgagcAGAGATGAGTCATAGAACTGACGCTGAATGTTGGAATGACGGACATGGGTAAAGATTTGATGTGTATACTGGagaatctcattctgcttcatctggtcagtgtccatctctgccTTGTTTAGAT is drawn from Euphorbia lathyris chromosome 9, ddEupLath1.1, whole genome shotgun sequence and contains these coding sequences:
- the LOC136206035 gene encoding uncharacterized protein isoform X1, translating into MQVLILMHRFFSTSLVISSFYGILHQVEYFHELSSSIHLIEKGYKRTQNGYPADSGSEVNCPEYSGYATHLILWGCRHMLTTFKYMLKQNMISYFNLKIALNHSLLTLTYAFLNLILLRKYLQAKLSAKGDEALKDREVVVFALNDVAKG
- the LOC136206035 gene encoding uncharacterized protein isoform X2; its protein translation is MQVLILMHRFFSTSLVISSFYGILHQVEYFHELSSSIHLIEKGYKRTQNGYPADSGSEVNCPEYSGPSCLLRVMRP